The following proteins come from a genomic window of Dromaius novaehollandiae isolate bDroNov1 unplaced genomic scaffold, bDroNov1.hap1 HAP1_SCAFFOLD_27, whole genome shotgun sequence:
- the LOC135326392 gene encoding olfactory receptor 14J1-like, translating into MAYDGFVAICRPLHYGTLMGSRACVKMAAAAWASGFLCALLHTGNTFSIPLCQGNTMQQFFCEIPQILKLSCSDSYLRELGLLVVTACLMFGCFIFIVLSYVQIFTAVLRIPSEQGRHKAFSMCLPHLAVVSLFLSTAMFAYLKPPSLSSPALDLVVAVLYSVVPPAVNPLIYSMRNKELKDALRKLVQ; encoded by the coding sequence atggcctatgacggctttgtggccatctgcagacccctgcactacgggaccctcatgggcagcagagcttgtgtcaaaatggcagcagctgcctgggccagtggttttctctgtgctcttctgcacactgggaacacattttcaataccactctgccaaggcaacaccatgcagcagttcttctgtgaaatcccccagatcctcaagctctcctgctcagactcctacctcagggaattggggcttcttgtggttactgcctgtttaatgtttgggtgtttcattttcattgtgctgtcctacgtgcagatcttcactgctgtgctgaggatcccctctgagcagggccggcacaaagccttttccatgtgcctcccgcacctggccgtggtctccctgtttctcagcactgcaatgtttgcctacctgaagcccccctccctctcctccccagctctggatctggtggtggctgttctgtactcggtggtgcctccagcagtgaaccccctcatctacagcatgaggaacaaggagctcaaggatgccctaaGGAAACTTGTTCAATGA